One window of the Pieris brassicae chromosome 2, ilPieBrab1.1, whole genome shotgun sequence genome contains the following:
- the LOC123720557 gene encoding sin3 histone deacetylase corepressor complex component SDS3 yields the protein MQLLRITSTMSFQGSPYSGPGDEYDFEDDGYDDIDEYRDPADALLPSLVDDSDEDTEEASEAELPNNDEPQELKEQMYQDKLMNLKKQLQQLEENIYPEFTRRVKRLEHQLHERLRLNKIYKEHMYEVVEREYIAEKKAAAKEFEDKKIELKENLLKDLEVKRNAIESERNNMELNGDSIEVKPPMKRILRRRANEPAPAPEKRRKPLATTLTFQLDDRDIDADLRAISRSSPPRHHSHNSTQPRKHLNSNCESPVRESPPERETADTRVEDGKLLYERRWFHRGQSVYVEGRDMPRFPAHIHAITDEAVCVKKTNSERVRIFVSQLARGKVTLKRRAS from the exons ATGCAACTATTACGCATCACCTCGACTATGTCTTTCCAAGGATCACCTTATTCGGGCCCTGGGGATGAATACGACTTTGAGGACGATGGGTATGACGATATCGATGAGTATAGAGATCCAGCGGATGCATTACTGCCTTCTCTAGTAGACGACAGCGACGAAG ATACAGAGGAAGCAAGTGAAGCAGAGCTGCCTAATAATGATGAACCTCAAGAACTCAAGGAACA gatGTACCAAGATAAGTTGATGAATCTTAAAAAGCAATTACAACAACtagaagaaaatatttatccaGAGTTTACAAGAAGAGTGAAGCGCCTGGAACATCAACTACATGAGCGGTTACGCCTCAATAAAATCTATAA AGAACACATGTATGAAGTTGTTGAAAGGGAATACATTGCAGAGAAAAAAGCTGCGGCTAAAGAATttgaagataaaaaaattgaactaaAGGAAAACCTGCTTAAAGACTTGGAAGTGAAACGAAATGCAATTGAGAGTGAGAGAAATAACATGGAACTGAATGGTGATTCTATAGAG GTGAAGCCCCCAATGAAGCGAATATTGAGAAGACGCGCAAATGAACCTGCGCCAGCGCCTGAAAAGCGACGTAAACCGCTCGCTACTACACTTACTTTCCAGCTTGATGACAGAGACATAGACGCTGACCTTAGGGCCATTTCTCGGAGTTCACCACCCAGACACCACTCACATAATTCAACACAACCCAGGAAACATCTCAACTCAAATT GTGAGTCTCCAGTCCGTGAATCGCCCCCAGAACGCGAAACGGCAGATACTCGAGTTGAAGACGGGAAGCTATTGTACGAGCGCCGGTGGTTCCATCGTGGGCAAAGTGTTTACGTGGAGGGAAGAGATATGCCGCGTTTCCCAGCGCATATACACGCCATTACCGATGAAGCG GTGTGCGTTAAGAAGACGAATTCGGAACGTGTACGAATCTTTGTATCACAACTCGCCAGAGGTAAAGTGACGTTAAAAAGGCGCGCTTCATAA